CTCCTTCCTCAACTATGAGATCGGCCGCCTGAACCCCGATGCGGCGACCCTTGTCGCCCCGGCGCTCAAGACCCAAGTTAGATAGACTGGCCGCGCCGACCGCGTGCCGCAAGAAGGACAAGTGCAATGCAGAGCGAAAACCGCTTCTTCGACGATCTGGCCAAGCTGGTGAACGGCGCCGCTGGCACCGTGGCCGGTGTGTCGCGCGAATTCGAAGCCAATGCCCGCGAGCGCGCGAAGGAATGGATCGGCGGCATGGACTTCGTGACGCGCGAGGAGTTCGACGCGGTCAAGGCGATCGCCGCAGCGGCCCGCGAGGAAGTCGACCTGCTCAAGGCCCGGATCGACGCGCTGGAAGGCAAGGCGGGCGAGCCGGTCAAGAGCAGCGTGAATACGAGCAAGCCCAAGCCTTCGGACGCGGACTGATCCCATCTGTCCTTTCACCCTGCGCGGTGATAAGGCGCGCCGATGATGGATAGCGACGAATTTGAACATGGCGGCGGGGAAGCCGCGCCGATCGACATGCTGGCCGCCTATTTCGAGGCGCATGGCTGGAGCTACGAGCAGGCCGGCGAGGATGAAATCGTCGCGAATACCCAGGGGTCGTGGGCGCAATATGAGCTGCGCGGCATCTGGCGCGACGAGGATCAGGTGCTGCAACTGCTGGCCCTGCCCGACATTCGCGTGACCGAGGAAAAGCGTAGCACCATCTACGAGACGCTGGGGCTGATCAACGAACAGCTATGGCTCGGCCATTTCGAGCTGTGGTCGTCCAGCGGCATCATCCTGTTCCGTCATGGCGCTCTTCTGGGCGCGGGCGGCACGTTGACGCTGGACCAGGCGCAATTGCTGGTCGAAACCGCGATCGACGAATGCGAACGCTTCTATCCTGTGTTCCAGTTCGTGTTGTGGGGCGGCAAGTCGCCTGCCGATGCGATCTCCGCCAGCCTGATCGAAACGCGCGGCGAGGCCTGATCCCATGACGCAAGTCTGGCCCGATCGCCTGTTCATGGTGGGCTGCGGCAATATGGCGGGGCAGATGCTGACGCGCTGGCTGGACTGCGGTCTGGACCCCGCGCGCGTTACCGTGCTGCGCCCCAGCGGCAAGCCGGTGGCCGATGGCGTGGCCGTCGTTACCGACTATCCCGCTACGCTGCCCGCCGGAACGACGGTGCTGCTGGGCATGAAACCCTATCAGATCGCCGACATCGCCGCGGCGCTGGGGCCGCTTTGCTCGGCCGATACGCGGATCGTGTCGATCCTGGCTGGCACGACCCTTGCCGATTTGCGCGATCGCTTCCCGTCCCGCGATATCGTCCGCGCCATGCCCAACCTGCCGGTCGGTCTGGGGGAGGGGGTCACGGCGATCTTCACCGACGACAGGACATCGGCGGAGGCAAAGGGTGACGTCGACGCCCTGATCCGGCCGCTGGGCCTGACCGAATGGATCGCGGACGAAGCGCTGTTCAATCAGGTGACGGCGCTGTCGGGCTGCGGCCCGGCCTTCCTGTTCCGCTTCATCGATGCGCTCGCCCGCGCGGGCGAAGCGATCGGCATTCCCGCCGATCAGGCCGCGCGCATGGCGCTGGCGACGGTGCAGGGATCGGCGAACATGGCCGCTCGCGCCAGTGACAGCGCGGCCGTGCTGGCCGATCGCGTCGCCAGCCCCGGGGGCATGACGCGCGAAGGTCTCAACATGCTGGACGCCGACGACCGGCTGCTGGCGCTGCTCACCGACACGCTCGCTGCGGCCCGCAATCGCGGCGAGGCGATGGCACGGGGCGGCTAAGGACGGTTTCGACCACGGGGCTTTTGCGCTAAGGCGCGCGCTCATTGATCCCGGAGTCCTGCATGCTGCCCCCAGAAACCCCGATCCTGCTGCTCACCACCGGCGGGACGATCGACAAGGTCTATTTCGACGCGCTGTCCGACTACCAGGTCGGCGAAACGGTGATGGCCAAGCTGCTGGAGGTCGCCCGCGTCAAGCGCCCCTTCCGTATCGAGGAGGTGGCGCGCAAGGACAGCCTGGAACTGGACGCGACTGATCGCGCGCTGATCTACGCGCGCGTTGCCGCCGCGCCCGAACGCCATATCGTCATCACCCATGGCACCGACACCATGACAGATACGGCGAAGGAACTCGCCGCGATTACCGACAAGACGATCGTGCTGGTCGGCGCGCTGGCCCCCGCGCGCTTCGGGGAAAGCGACGCCAGCTTCAATCTGGGCATGGCGTTCGCCACCGCGCAGGTCGCTGAGCCGGGCGTCTACATCACCATGAGCGGTTCGGTCTTCCGCGCCGACAAAGTGGTCAAGGATCGGGCCAAGGGTGCTTTCGTGCCAACCGGCGACTGAGCGGACCGTCTCGCTCCCGGAACAATCCCTATCGCCCGGCATTGAAACAGGCGGGTGGCGTGATGAGGAGGAAAGAGACATGACCGACAACAGGTCCGACTATCAGGAACGTCCGGCAACGACGACCACGACCATTATCGAAAAGCGTGGGGGTGGTGGCACAACCATAGCTGTGCTGCTGCTAGTGGTCGTGGTGGCGGTCGCAGCCTTCTTCCTCGTCAGCAGCCAGACGAACAAGGACAACGCCGTATCGACTGCGGCAACGCAGGTTGGCCAGGCTGCCAGCGACGTGGGCGACGCGGCGAAGGATGCCGCAGGCGCCGCCAAGGCGGACTAACCGGATTGCGATGTAAGAAGGGCTGATACGGTGCGTCAGCCCTTATCACCATGCGTCGCCATGATGCCCGTCGTTCGGACATATGCTGTTTTCTCGCCTACGTAAGGCTGATAGGCCTTAGTTATGGCCGCCTACCTGCGGCAGGAGATGACGGCGTGCACAGACAGTATCGATCGGCTCTGGCGGCGCTTTGCCCCTTTATTCTCTTGGCCGGTTGTGCCTCCACGCCTGTGCCCTCGCCCGCGTCGATTGCGCCAGCGGCGCGTTATGTCGCCATGGGCAGTTCTTTTGCGGCAGGGCCGGGAGTCACGGTATCGGCGGACACGCCAGCGACGCGCTGCACGCGATCGGCGGATAATTATGCCCGGCAACTCGCGCGATTGCGGCAGCTGAACCTGGTCGATGTCAGCTGCGGCGGCGCGACCACGGCGCATCTGCTGGGACCATGGAAGGAACTGGCGCCTCAGCTCGACGCGTTGACGCCTGACACGGCGCTGGTGACGATCACGATCGGCGGCAACGACGTCAGCTATGTCGGCTATTTGTTCACCGAATCCTGCAAGGGCGCTGCCGACCGACCCGATCTCGGCAAGGCGGCCGACATGTGCAAGGCGATGGCAGCGCGACAACCGCCCACTGCGGCACCCGGCGCGCCGACCGAGGCGGCCTGGTCCAAACTGGCGGCGGATATGGACAAAATCGCGATGGAGGTTCGTCACCGGGCACCCGGTTCGCGCTTGATCTTCGTCGATTATGTCACTTTGCTGCCGTCGGGTGCGGCCTGCCCGCAGGTGCCGCTATCGCCGCAAGCCCTCATGACCGCGCGGGCGACGGCGGCGCGGCTGGCGCAGTTGACGGCGGAGGTCGCCCGGCGGAATGGGGCGGATGTCCTGCGCGCGTCGGCCATGTCGGCGGGGCATGATGCCTGCGCGGCGGACCCATGGGCCAATGGATTCGTGGCGCGGCCGGGTGTCGATCCCTTTACGCCCTATCATCCCAATCTGGCGGGCATGACCGCGATCGCGGCAGCGCTGGATCGCCAGCTCGGCCACT
This window of the Sphingobium sp. CR2-8 genome carries:
- a CDS encoding accessory factor UbiK family protein, yielding MQSENRFFDDLAKLVNGAAGTVAGVSREFEANARERAKEWIGGMDFVTREEFDAVKAIAAAAREEVDLLKARIDALEGKAGEPVKSSVNTSKPKPSDAD
- a CDS encoding YbjN domain-containing protein; this translates as MMDSDEFEHGGGEAAPIDMLAAYFEAHGWSYEQAGEDEIVANTQGSWAQYELRGIWRDEDQVLQLLALPDIRVTEEKRSTIYETLGLINEQLWLGHFELWSSSGIILFRHGALLGAGGTLTLDQAQLLVETAIDECERFYPVFQFVLWGGKSPADAISASLIETRGEA
- a CDS encoding pyrroline-5-carboxylate reductase family protein, producing MTQVWPDRLFMVGCGNMAGQMLTRWLDCGLDPARVTVLRPSGKPVADGVAVVTDYPATLPAGTTVLLGMKPYQIADIAAALGPLCSADTRIVSILAGTTLADLRDRFPSRDIVRAMPNLPVGLGEGVTAIFTDDRTSAEAKGDVDALIRPLGLTEWIADEALFNQVTALSGCGPAFLFRFIDALARAGEAIGIPADQAARMALATVQGSANMAARASDSAAVLADRVASPGGMTREGLNMLDADDRLLALLTDTLAAARNRGEAMARGG
- a CDS encoding asparaginase domain-containing protein — translated: MLPPETPILLLTTGGTIDKVYFDALSDYQVGETVMAKLLEVARVKRPFRIEEVARKDSLELDATDRALIYARVAAAPERHIVITHGTDTMTDTAKELAAITDKTIVLVGALAPARFGESDASFNLGMAFATAQVAEPGVYITMSGSVFRADKVVKDRAKGAFVPTGD
- a CDS encoding SGNH/GDSL hydrolase family protein, which gives rise to MHRQYRSALAALCPFILLAGCASTPVPSPASIAPAARYVAMGSSFAAGPGVTVSADTPATRCTRSADNYARQLARLRQLNLVDVSCGGATTAHLLGPWKELAPQLDALTPDTALVTITIGGNDVSYVGYLFTESCKGAADRPDLGKAADMCKAMAARQPPTAAPGAPTEAAWSKLAADMDKIAMEVRHRAPGSRLIFVDYVTLLPSGAACPQVPLSPQALMTARATAARLAQLTAEVARRNGADVLRASAMSAGHDACAADPWANGFVARPGVDPFTPYHPNLAGMTAIAAALDRQLGH